Genomic window (Nicotiana sylvestris chromosome 7, ASM39365v2, whole genome shotgun sequence):
TCCAGTTTGATGTTTTGATGATGGTAGTCTATAATCACAGATTTTAGTCGCCTATTACATTCTAATTCACTACACTTTAATTGTATTTGAGCTTTAATTGTTAGtttgttttatgccttgtaggagtgaacCCGAGCTATGTATATGTTGTGGAGCAAATTTGAGCTCTTTGGAGCTTttaagtctgagtaaaagcccaaggaactAGGCTGGATCACGTTGGGGGGTAGAGAACCACATCTGGATATCAAAAATCAAGTAAAACAAAACAAGCTCTAAGAATTTTGCACAGCTGCGGCGCATGGGGAGGCGCTGGTGCACCGCGACTGTACAAAATCTCACTACCAGCAAATTGTTAGCTCTTTGGAAATCCCCACTAAAGCTCAGATGGTGCATCTCCCCATGCGGCGTGCCTGTGCAATTTTTCCAAAGTCAATGTCCTATTTTGGCTAGAAAAAGGTGGTTTCGTCTGGGCCCAACCCtacatggtataaatacatgGAAAAATGTTATTTCTAGACTTTTGACACATATTAGACCTAAGGAGTCTAAGGTGGCATTGGAAGAACACGAGCACAAGGATTTCATCATTTCTTCCTCACTCAAGACCCGAGTTTTGGATTGAATTTAtgttttcctatatttttattatatttatgaTGAATTACTCCATATCTATGGATTAGTTCcctttagggtttgatggatttggtgtattgatatttGTTTGTAGATTATAACTATAGTTTTATATATTGAAGCATTTTTGGATGATTTAGTTATTGCATCTATATTCAATTCTTCATGTAATggagagaggcataacttgtgatatcgTTGCAATATATTATGGGTTGAgttcattaattcttcttagtaatcgaGAGAGGCTAGTTGAATCATTGATTAGGATgataatcgagagaggttctcagaggagtttctactaaatatttgaactaataattgagtgaatttgagagactcacttgaacattagaagtgaattatctagagttagatcCCGAACAATTATCTTGCACCTGTCCTATCAAACCATATCTTCTCCCATTGATAATCTTCTTTACTTATTCCTTGTTGCAATTGTCAATAGTCAATAGCTTTGgattcttagttaattttagaATTAATCACATAAATCTCAAATattgatcatcttggatagcaatGAAGCTAGAAACTACGAAAATACTATTTGTAACGACcggaccggtcgttttgagaacttgcactttgctcaccagttctcgggcatgactagccttgTATGATGTGTTATGACTCATGAAAATTGTCAGTTTTGGTATTCAGGTTAATCGGAACAAATATGGAAGAaagattctcagcttgaagctttaaatttgaaaggtttgaccaatttttGACCTCGGATTTAAATTTTGATGactctgttagctccgttaggtgattttggacttatgagCACGTCTGGTTTGTGATTTGCCGGggtgttcggttttgagtttcggagaattttgggacacttagtccctaattgAGAGTATatgtgttggaaagttgaccatagttggAACTGTGTCAAGGCGGCCTTgcaatggaattctgatggttctgttagctctatagggtgatttcggggttaggaacgtgttcggattttgttttggaggtccgtagctaatttaggcttgaaatgccgaaaggtcgaattttgaagtttccgatccgataatgagattttgatccaagggtcggaatggaattccggaagttggagtagctccatagtgtggAATGTgtcgtgtgtgcaaaatttcagatcatttggACGAGGGTGGATAGTCTTTtcgatcgaaagcgtatttttagagttttgaaatttttaggtttgaatccgtggttgattcgtcgtttcgatattgttttaggtgttttaaggattggtaagTTTGGaaagtggtattagacttgttggtgcttttggttgaggtcccggaggcttcgggatgatttcggagttgcagcttcagcttattttctatcataaccgcacctacgagtgtgggaccacaggtgcggagcTGTAGAAGTGGAAAAAGGGAGAAGCcagcagggaccgcagaagcgggagctttaccgcagaagcggccccgcATCTGCGAAGGGGTAACCGCAGGTGCAGAAGATGGGCCTAAAGTgattgtcgcagatgcgaccattgGTCCTCAAAAGCGGGATTGTAGATGTGGTCctagggccgcagatgcggaaattgctAGGCAGAAACATAAAAATACTTGCCTTTgcgaaatttagctatttttcaccatatttcaaacgggaagaagcttgggaagCACTTTTCAAGATGGATTtttagaggagttcattggggtaaggtctttggtccctaaactcgttattggaatgatttttatcaatttaagcatgaaaaattaaggaaaatcaatggtaattagtgGGTTAGAGCTTGACTAAGTAgaggcctttgagtgatgatttgagggaccaattgaggtccgactttggtacttttggtatgactgaactcgtaaaagtgtgaggattctggaaatataaattttttcCTGATTCCGAGACatgtgcccgaggggcattttggttattttacctaatttcacgtattatcttagaatttctttgtaaacttggttatttgaagtgttatttacattatgaaattgaattgaatagatttgggccatttggagtcgagtactcgtggcaagaacgttgtttctagttgattttgagccagttcgaggtaagtggcttgcctaaccttgtgtgggaggccttccccttaggatttggtattattgttaattaaaatgccttgtacgtgaggtgacgagtgcatacttgtgctaattgttgaaactccgattttcattaagtaattactagtatgtttccttccccgtttatattacttgcactttaagcATATGGTTAGcgtaggaaagcatgtctaagtgatttaattgctttatttgctcaaactgctttacctgaattctgtgcagcatactagactagaattacttgtttgccttaatatgaaatttgacatttgctgaatatttttcctgttgttgttgtgtatttacattgggactatggatgtggtatttcggtagatcccccttgtctgtttatttaggactatggatgtgggattctggtagatcccccttgtccatttaattgggactacggatgtgggattccggtagatccccctgcacagttatatagaactacgggactgcactcagtagattcccccagtactgggtatttacatttgggactacgaacgggatttccggtagatccccgcgcactataagttggactacgggacgggatccctggagatccattggatatgtatatttgggactacaggacggtatcctgggagatccccgattgttattttggtgttgagctgcatttctttctgtgtttacttgcCTCTGTAATACTTGTTGTTTTCCtctatatcctgtgttacttttactattgtacttaattatactgttctgttctacactgtcgaactttatattttatttaacctcagtagggccctgaccttcctcgtcactacccgaccgaggttaggcttggtacttactgagtaccgttgtggtgtactcatgccctttctgcgcatgttttcatgtgtagatccaggtacttcgactcagacttaccatccttgaggcgaggcgaaccttcagagacttcgaggtatatctgtcgtgtccgcagaccgaggagtctctctccattctctcATTGTAGTTACCACCCTTCTGTATTAactttgttttagactattctggagttagagcactatgtagtatccttagcttgtgattcatgggtttccgggttttgggaacaTGTATTAGTTTTTGATAGTTAATGTCGTGTATGCcaagcggcacttttaaacgctgttttattactctatttctgtttaaaattattttattccgCAACTTGGTTGTTTTTTGCATTATTAGGCTTATCTAGTTGTAGggaactaggtgccatcacgatggttcacggagggcgaaccggggtcgtgacaattttaggtcattcggacaaggtttggtagactttttgatcgaagcGGAATTTGGatgttttggaatccttaggcttgaatctatgggtgatttggtgttccggcattgtttgatgtaatttgagggttggaataagttcgtatgatgttttaggatcggttggcatgtttggttgaggtctcgggggcctcgagtgagtttcgggtgcctaacagaagttgaattggacttaggaaaatcaGAAGATGGTTGAACCTGTCATAATTGCACCTGCGTGtatgggaccgtaggtgcggcacTGCAGAAGCGATtagggaaccgcaggtgcggtctgagGCAATGTTGGAAttggtcgcagatgcggcccaggtaccgcagaagcggcactGTATCTGCGGGTAagaggtcgcaggtgcgaaatTGGTCcgtttaatgaaaagtcgcatGTGCGGTTCGTTTGTCGCATAAGCAGGACCACAGGTTTGGTCCcatggtcgcagaagcggattcACTGGTCAGAAAAAGGGAAGAAACGCGGGTTTGAACTTAAAACTTGGAAAAACGATTTGGACCTCAGTTAAAGTTGATTTCTCGGAGGGTTTTAAAGGAGAAGCTTTGGGTAATGATTTCTATCTTGATTTGATCTTAGAACATTAATCTGTTGTTGTTTTCCTCTTCTAATTAAGGAATTTGGGGGTAAAAGTTGTGAAATGGTAGAAAAGTTCCCCAATTGAAAATCGGGGGTTTGAGTGAGATTTTGACGtcagattttggtgatttttgttCGAGTGTGTTCGTGAGTGATCGAGGttctgaatttgtaaattttatccaattccgagacgtgggcctgggggactttttgggcaatttttttttatttcgcgtgttagcttcgaattaattagtgaattagttacttgaagttatatttacattatgcaatttatttgaatagatttggaccatttagagtcgggtactcgtggcaagaatgtgatttcgggttgattgagctggttcgaggtaagtggcttgtctaaccttgtgtgggggaactccccttaggatttggtattgttgttatatgagtgtcgtgtacgtgaagtgacgagtgcgtacacgtgctaattgttaaaaatctCGTTTTCGTTTAGCTAATATCATGTTTTCTTGTAGTTTAgcaaatacttgtacttgaagcctcttgtttagattaggaaaagcatgcttacATGACTTAATTGTCTTTCCTGCTTTAATTGCCTACTTGTACTCTATGCAGCATGTTAGAGTAGAAATTCCTATCTAATTCTTGAGTATAACTGTATATTTTCTGCGatggttgtgtatttactttggaactacggtaCGATATCCCCGGAGATCCCCctgcttgtttactttgggactacggatcggtattccggtagatccccctgcacacttatgattgggactacgggacagcgCCTGGTAGATTCCTCGTGctagatatttactttgggactatggattggtattccgggagtttccccttgcatatttatgattcggactacgggacgatatcccaggagatcctctggacatttacgtttgggactacgggataatatcccgagagatcccctgttgctatttctgtATACTGAGTTAGATTCCTTCTGTGAATTTATTCGTTATAGACTGTTAGCATTTTAATTATGTTGTCATATTCTAAactattttaccttgtttttcatctgtaattagtagggccctgatcttcctcgtcactactcgaccgaggttaggcttggcacttactgagtaccgcagtggtgtactcatgcccttcatgtttttcgtgtgcagatttAAGTTCTTCGACTCACCCATACTTCCAGTGAGGTGAGGCGATcttcagagactttgaggtatatctgtcgcgtccgcagaccaaggagtccctctctattctcacttctagctttagctctcctatatttacttttgtttagatattctagagttggAACACTTTGAAGTTATTCCACAGCTTGTGATTTTaggagattccgggttttgggagttatTTTAGTTTGAAagtttatatttgtatatgtagcgcggcatcttaaacattttatttatgtttatttcgcagtttttggctagtttttatctttcatttcttattccgcaaattgttaggcttacctagtcgtagagactaggtgtcgtcacgacagttcacgaagggcgaacttgggtcatgacaatgACCGGattggtttttgggtcgtgacactatttAACTCCAATCCTTGTGTATACgatattatactatactatatttgATTAGCGAGTATTttttaagtgtgtgttttgagCTCGtaaaattttggcgtcgttgctaGGGATTACCAATCAAtagtgtttgaaatagtttgtagtgctatttcatgaatttttctttttattttattttctcttgtTACGTTTGGTTTTCTTTAACTGGGCACAGGTTACAGGTTAAGATTGGTGCATGACTTGAGCTTCTGCGAAAGAAGTGCTACCATACGAGCCAGAAATAGAAAAAACAACTGCGAAAACTGAGAAAGGAAAAGGACCTCACTGAAACATCAGAAAAGGTTGGGCAATCCTCAACCCAAGGAACTATGGCTGGAAACAGTGATGATAATGTAGATTTGGCTCCAAAAGAGACAACCCAACAACGAGAAAAAGTTGCACAGGATGCTGAGGAAGCAGCTATTAGAGATGCACAATTTATGAAGAAGATAGGGCTCAGAGAATCACTCAAAATCAACCCTTGACTGTAGATCAGATTGAAAATATAGCTCCTGGGCCTAGGAGATAACTTTGCAATTATGCTATACCAGTTTACAACTAAGGTTTATCATGTGTGAGACCACCTCTAAATGCAGCTAAAAATTTCAAGTTGAAGCAAGGGTTGCTTCAAACCCTTCAGAACTGTTGTGTCTTTAGAGGGAAGATAAACGAAGATCCAAACACACAAATGATGGACTTCGAGGAGACTATGAACACCTTTCAATAAAATGGGGTGTCACAAGATGCAGTGTACTTAAGGGCATTCCCCCTTACACTTAAAGATGATACAAAGCAGTGGCTTCGAAGCTTGCCCACGGGATCAATTAGAACATAGGATAAGATGACCAGAAAATTTCTTGATAAATATTTCTCATCAGCTAAGATAGGAAAGTTTAGAAGTGAAATCCATAACTTCTACCAGAAAGCGACTGAAACTAATTTTGAAACATGGGAGAGGTTTAAGGAGATAGTCATAAAGTGTCAACATAGAGGAATTGAACTTTGGATGCAACACCAGGACTTTTGGGATAGTTTGACACCGACCTCACATAGAATATTGAGCAATGCAACTAGAGGCCCGCTGATGAATAAGACTCTAGAGGAGATAGTTAAAATTCTCGATGAGTTATCTGAAGATGCAAATCAGTGGCCCTCTAAGAGTGCCGAAAGAAGAAGATCAACTAGTGATCACCAAGTTGATGCTAATACATCTGTGCAGGTACAACTTGATGATATGGCTAAAGAAATACGAAATCTTACCTTAGCTACAATACAGAGTGAGCCTCATGCAGGGGGTGATATTTGTAGAAGAGGACACCCTACTCATACGTGTCAAGCCTCAACTGAGGAAGTGAATACCATGGGAAAttacaattttaataaaatcGGTCAGAAACACCTCGATCTTTCATGGAGTTCACCTAGGGGTATCGCAAATGCATGGCAACAAAACAATCTCAAATTTCAGGGACAAGGAGATCCTGATTTTACGAATCAGTCGAGGCAGCAGTTTCAGCCTCAACAACCCAATCAGCCTAGTCTTGAAGATCTTACGAAGGCCTTCATTGTGAAAACTGATGAAATATTTGAAGTACAAGGGGAATCAATTCAAAATATAGAGAAGCAAGTGGGACATATTGCAACAATATAATCTGAAAGGGTTCCAAGAACTCTTCCTGCTGATACTGAAGGAAATCACAAAGAAATAATGAATGTGGTAACCTTGAGTAGTGCGCAAGTATTGAAAAATACCATCCCGACCCAAAAAGATGTGATACTTAAAAAAGAAAGTGGGGAGCAGCTGAAAAGTGATGTTGATAAAAAGAAGAAAGTCAAGAAGGCAGCtgagaaaagaagaaggaagagaaTTTGAGAAGGGAGAAACCTGAAAAGAGCAAGCATATGCCTGCTTTACCTTTCCCCCAAAAGCTACATAGATAAAAGCTGGACAATCAGTTTGAGAGATTTCTGGATATGCTGAAACATGTTCATGTGAACTTACCATTCACATAAATACTCTCACAAATGTCAGCCTATGCCAAATTCTTGAAGGAGATCCTGACAAAAAAAAGGATAATAGAGGAGACCTTAGTGGTCAATCTCACAGAGCATTATAGTGCAATATTGCAAAATACACTCCCACAAAAGTGTGGAGATCTAGGGAGTTTTATTGTACCTTGATCTTTTGGCAGTATTAATTTTGATAAGTCTTTATATGATTCCGGTGCCTCAATTAATCAAATGCCTCTGTCTATTTATAGGAAACTGGAGAATGAGATCGGAGAGATAAGTTTGGCACCAATATACTTGTAGCTGGCAAACTAAACGACTCTAATACCCGAGGGGATAGTGGAAGGTGTTTTAGTTCGGTGGATAAGTGTCACGaaccaaactggagggccatgactagcacccgaccatacttgtcgagcaccaacgtacatttcatctaaccttctttattatctgtTAGGGCTGACGatatcaatataaatggtagacctggatcatggacaaccagcaataaaatatgacggcatgaacatacattgtaggggatgaccagacaatcaagaaactacatataaggtatgagctatcacgctaccatgaaagactatacaacaaaaaccagccgacaaggcataccaaactatacatgagtcgacacttgtctatgagcctctaaatgaacataagtgttgcaacatagccggaacagggccccgacatacccataatgtctataacagaaatgcataccaagactacggcaagtccggagaagagatctcgccaatcaccgctgaactggacagcctactgtggtgggggagctgcacctgcctgtctatcaggacctgcagcacgacatgcagcatccacaaataaaaggacgtcagtacgaataaagtactgagtatgtaaggcagggaaccataaatacgatcagtaatgtaagaaaggatagagaatatacaacctgtaacatcttagtacctctgagggctactgacatgaaatgtatgatacatatgtataaatacataaacctttaaaacattcgcctctatggtcatcatcatcatcatatcgtactgtgggcatcatcatcatcatatcgtacccggccataataggctcggtagaatcgtacccggccacgtggagctcggtaaaacccaactgatcagtggttgcacaataggtgtcgtacccggccaactatagcgtggctcggtagagtaaaatagatacatatatataatgcatgctcgactcatggaatcacattctaaacctttcggagtgacgtaaggtcggtatcctctatacacgttattaggactaactcttcactatgaaccttataagaatcaggaagtaccaacaacattgataacataagaataagagaagcaacattaacatcaatcgttccataagagggaaaacaatgtaagtactgctagcttctaagagtagagtatcttggaagctcgttcattacattatgtacaatcggagtcgtgcaaaagaaggaaagggatagcctcacataccttgtatatactgccccaatctcaagctatgcaattgtcaaaactccttagtctacaataagagaaacgatactatcattatcatttaagcgtcataactattatgtatcgaccacaacctattttacgatgaaacggacagcacctcccctatatatatgacctcacaccattcaaaacaatcaccaaacagcccaaacaacatcaataataaacatattgagcctcccaaaatagtccacacacagcctaatcactccatacatacgacgaccaccgtagtcgtgtcaaacaacctggaaatgttacgaataactatcagcccataaccctacatatatatggtgtttctccacacccttcctcctccaaaactccacaaaacagtagtaaaatacgcagcccaacagcaacgcaaaacagtccacaaaacaataacattactaccaagcctttcgatatatatttcacaagttctagcttcaatggcttagccgcaacttggataatcttaaatacatatagagtaagaggttccttacctttatacagaaagaacaactccaatttgaccttaaatttccatgaaatatccctccaatgctgccacaacaacaaaaaagcgaaactagcgatcaattagtgtttttcggcactagaatcactttagaaggcttgaaatcacctaggattgatattaagaacatgagggagtatttacagaacataaaccctttaaaacaacctcccacacgagctggaatgacacaaaaatgagcaacaacaagaagaacaagagacttactagcgccacggaattcccgacacttgatttgtgttgtttgcccttttttgggccttgaatcttgagagaaccttgagaggacgcgaatatctctctactccgagatcgtatcgatgaacggtttaatgcgttggaaactagactcatagatctttaatttggtgggtagatcaccccgtaattccttgtaaattatgagaaaagattagaaacatttgacctaatgtttaagtaaaattatgaacctaagttgcgacaacttttgtcgacttttgtttcataactcgtttgacttcaagacttatgatacggatattatatgattaaaataccttaatacatgacctcttgagtgtattaagcaccgctagatttacctgaaaatacgagttacaacatccttgattcatttaacttctaatacttgttaatcacccttatacactcttgtatcacttaagaccaataggattgacttcttatcatctcaaagataattccttcttggatttatgttaactaatatatggcatgaactaacacatgtggatatgggttgtaacaccctcccccccttaggaacattcgtcctcgaatgtaagggttcatggggagtttaaatcatcgtggattccaatggaaatttccgatcaattttcccctataaaatggtcactagcaaaacttgcaagcaattaagcccaacatatggcttcacaaggctacacaaagcattatgcatatttacattatctacatatcaccattttgtattaaggaggagtattctcaaattattacttacctcatagagccgtttgaccttccaatgtatcctgtcttccaccagcatccttgttatcttcattctggaataggtaagggtatttagacttcatctcctcttctgcttcccatgtcatttcttccatatttttgttcctccacaatactttgacggaagctacatcttttgttctcagcttgcggacttgccgatctaatatcgccactggcacttcttcatatgataggtcctctgtaacttgtacatctttgatagggacgactcgagaagggtctccaatacattttctcaacatagatacatggaataccgggtggacaaattccaattcggatggcaattctaactcataagcaacctgtccaatccgtcgaagaattttatacggcccgatataccttggactcagcttacctttcttcccaaaatgcataatacccttcattggtgagatcctcaggaaaacccaatcaccaacctcaaactctagatcacgacgtcggacatcagaataagatttttgcctgttttgtgctgtcctcaatcgctcctgtatcactttcaccttctcaatagcttggtgaatcaaatctggcccatataattctgtttcaccgacttcgaaccatccaactggtgatctacatctcctcccgtatagtgcctcagtatggggccattttaatactggaatggtagctattattgtaggcgaattctatgagtggaagatggtcatcccaattccccttaaaatctagaacacatgctcgtagcatatcttccagtgtctgaatggtacgttcagcctgtccatcagtctgcggatgaaatgcagtgctgagatttacttgtgtgcctaaacccttctggaaagacctccaaaagatagccgtaaattgagctcctcggtctgatataatagatacgggcacaccatgaagcctaacaatctccttgatatacaacttcgcataatctttagccgtgtaagttgtcttaactggcagaaaatgggcacattttgtaagtcgatcaattatcacccagatggagtcaaacttatgataagagcaaggtaatccaataatgaagtctatattaatcacctcccatttccaggtcggaatctctatattctgaagcaatccaccgggtttctaatgttctatctttacttgttgacaattgggacactgggctacaaattctgcaatagacttcttcatgttatcccaccaatactgctccttgacatcatgatacatctttgtcgatccaggatggatggaatatcgggattgatgaatctcattcataatcttctct
Coding sequences:
- the LOC104223042 gene encoding uncharacterized protein; amino-acid sequence: MTRKFLDKYFSSAKIGKFRSEIHNFYQKATETNFETWERFKEIVIKCQHRGIELWMQHQDFWDSLTPTSHRILSNATRGPLMNKTLEEIVKILDELSEDANQWPSKSAERRRSTSDHQVDANTSVQVQLDDMAKEIRNLTLATIQSEPHAGGDICRRGHPTHTCQASTEEVNTMGNYNFNKIGQKHLDLSWSSPRGIANAWQQNNLKFQGQGDPDFTNQSRQQFQPQQPNQPSLEDLTKAFIVKTDEIFEVQGESIQNIEKQVGHIATI